The following proteins are co-located in the Polystyrenella longa genome:
- a CDS encoding sialidase family protein, with product MRCLATASLVILVLTFCSLPESSVLRADEPAYQSEIVFPYHPQHNHAPGLVECPNGDLLISWFRGSGERTADDVQVLGARRRQGQQEWSDPFPMANYPGFPDCNSVLWIDPQKRLWMFWPVILDNTWDSCLTNYVVSEDYTGEGTPKWGRQQMILLKPQDFSKEYLANVIHELGNSKPLKPETQGYLDHAKSTVTQKLYQRIGWQPRCKPTLLPSGRILMPLYTDNFGISIMAISDDEGNSWYASKPLFGYGNNQPSVLRRDDGTLVAYLRDDAFSRRVRFCTSEDDGLSWSKIANTDFVNPGSSVDGVRLSNGHWILVMNEGDQDRHHLVVALSDDEGRSWKWKRTLEDQVGGQFHYPAVIQGKNGQIHVAYSYFVEAGETMKHAEFNEDWIKAGQP from the coding sequence ATGCGATGCCTGGCGACCGCCTCACTTGTAATACTGGTTCTCACCTTTTGTTCGCTACCTGAATCTTCGGTGTTGCGAGCGGACGAGCCCGCATACCAATCTGAGATCGTCTTTCCTTATCACCCACAGCATAACCACGCGCCCGGTTTAGTGGAGTGCCCTAATGGAGACTTGCTAATTTCCTGGTTCCGCGGTTCTGGTGAACGTACCGCCGATGACGTCCAAGTTCTCGGCGCACGACGTCGGCAAGGACAACAGGAATGGTCCGATCCATTTCCAATGGCTAACTATCCAGGTTTTCCCGATTGCAACTCTGTCCTCTGGATCGATCCTCAAAAACGACTCTGGATGTTCTGGCCTGTCATTCTCGACAATACCTGGGATAGTTGCCTGACAAATTATGTAGTCTCTGAAGATTACACGGGGGAAGGAACGCCCAAATGGGGACGTCAGCAGATGATTCTGCTCAAACCACAGGACTTCAGTAAGGAATATCTGGCTAACGTCATCCATGAATTGGGGAATTCCAAACCTTTAAAACCAGAGACTCAAGGGTATCTCGATCACGCCAAATCAACAGTGACACAGAAACTGTATCAACGCATTGGATGGCAGCCACGGTGTAAGCCAACATTGCTTCCGAGCGGGCGAATTCTCATGCCGCTTTACACTGATAACTTCGGAATCTCTATCATGGCGATCAGCGATGACGAAGGGAATTCCTGGTATGCCAGCAAACCTCTGTTTGGCTATGGTAACAATCAACCTTCCGTTCTCCGGCGTGATGACGGAACCCTGGTCGCCTATCTCCGAGACGATGCCTTTTCACGGCGTGTCCGTTTTTGCACCTCAGAAGATGATGGGTTAAGCTGGTCGAAAATCGCCAACACCGACTTCGTAAATCCAGGGTCGAGTGTCGATGGCGTTCGCTTGAGTAACGGTCACTGGATTCTGGTTATGAACGAGGGAGACCAGGACCGTCACCATCTGGTAGTCGCTCTGTCCGACGATGAAGGCCGCAGTTGGAAATGGAAACGGACTCTGGAAGACCAAGTGGGGGGACAATTCCATTACCCAGCCGTCATTCAGGGCAAGAATGGGCAAATCCATGTCGCCTATTCGTATTTCGTTGAAGCCGGGGAAACGATGAAACACGCCGAATTCAATGAGGACTGGATTAAAGCAGGGCAGCCCTGA
- a CDS encoding DNA integrity scanning protein DisA nucleotide-binding domain protein, translated as MKRVNISPEMKSLLISARRVAVENDATAALILADIPFNFLEVRKYLEKVRLLIASDKEDVQEAAREDGIDVVPLMDEPQTRQHQLSQALLEAIADDLLSTGDQVVAVYSVFDRDSLDSLSIVNLEEHLAKLTARDLRRLETQVPLETLRYLVDLAVEIGREGRESHKVGTLFVVGQHRKVMELSHEAVHDPFKGYKKEERLVRSQRVRESVKELACIDGAFIFSADGAAVAAGRILDAPKVNLSLSKGLGSRHWAAAAISKVTSAIAIAVSESSGTVRLFQDGRVVLRIEPMDQALKWVDIETEPPEA; from the coding sequence ATGAAACGAGTCAACATTTCACCAGAGATGAAGAGCCTTCTCATTTCTGCCCGGCGGGTTGCCGTTGAAAACGACGCAACCGCAGCGTTGATTCTCGCCGATATTCCGTTCAACTTCCTCGAAGTTCGCAAGTACCTGGAAAAGGTCCGTCTGCTCATCGCGAGCGATAAAGAAGACGTTCAAGAAGCGGCCCGCGAAGACGGAATCGACGTCGTCCCACTCATGGACGAACCCCAGACTCGCCAGCATCAGTTAAGCCAGGCGTTGCTGGAAGCAATTGCGGATGACTTGCTGAGCACAGGCGACCAGGTTGTCGCCGTCTATTCCGTGTTTGACAGAGACTCGCTCGATTCGCTGAGTATCGTCAATCTGGAAGAACACCTCGCCAAACTGACCGCGCGAGACCTCCGCCGACTGGAAACGCAGGTACCACTGGAAACCTTGCGGTATCTGGTTGATCTCGCCGTGGAAATTGGTCGGGAAGGGCGTGAAAGCCACAAGGTCGGTACTCTTTTTGTAGTCGGTCAGCATCGTAAAGTGATGGAACTATCACACGAAGCAGTTCATGATCCGTTCAAAGGCTACAAAAAAGAAGAACGTCTGGTGCGTAGTCAGCGAGTTCGAGAGAGTGTCAAAGAACTTGCCTGTATCGACGGAGCCTTTATCTTCTCTGCCGATGGTGCAGCCGTCGCCGCCGGTCGTATTCTAGATGCCCCCAAGGTAAACCTCTCCCTTTCCAAAGGACTCGGTTCTCGCCACTGGGCAGCCGCCGCCATCAGCAAAGTGACGAGCGCCATCGCCATCGCCGTTTCAGAGAGTTCTGGAACAGTACGACTCTTCCAGGACGGCCGCGTCGTTCTGCGAATCGAACCGATGGATCAGGCCCTCAAATGGGTCGACATCGAGACAGAACCCCCCGAAGCATAA
- a CDS encoding DUF6263 family protein has translation MRFVRQFSATILWGAIVTLILSGTTVSAADSSETAEAPSSDKTEYILRFKFEPGQKVSYNVVYEMAHTSRKGQTTETAFNKSTTAKHFLVKDVKENGNATLVSYIDSVTMQVRFNDSDPVKFDSKNEGVSLPQFKKIKASIGVPLAETTFEPTGNVINLLNLQEVSKQDQETKTADSSEIEKVSASTPPARAEQADQEEDEDDVNAVGNYLVRFPEQPLKIDDRWSQSFSVPVMVDRSLQQFVRLNREYRLRSVEDGIAHLTFKTSVLSAVHNPTISSQLIQNTPSGSIDFDLERGLILKRTAELDNTEFGFSGDNSSMRAVSKTTETFVEAKIIPTAESAEQ, from the coding sequence ATGCGGTTCGTACGACAATTTTCAGCCACAATTCTCTGGGGAGCAATCGTTACTTTGATTCTGTCTGGAACGACGGTCTCTGCAGCTGATTCTTCCGAAACCGCAGAGGCTCCCTCATCAGATAAAACTGAGTACATCCTTCGGTTCAAATTTGAACCCGGCCAGAAAGTCTCTTACAACGTCGTCTACGAGATGGCCCATACTTCGCGCAAAGGGCAAACTACGGAAACCGCTTTCAACAAATCAACGACGGCGAAACATTTCCTCGTGAAGGACGTTAAAGAAAACGGAAACGCGACTCTGGTCTCGTATATCGACTCGGTCACAATGCAGGTTCGATTCAACGACAGTGATCCTGTCAAATTTGATAGTAAGAACGAAGGGGTCTCACTGCCGCAGTTCAAGAAGATCAAAGCGAGTATCGGAGTGCCCCTTGCCGAAACAACGTTCGAACCGACAGGAAACGTGATCAACCTCCTCAATCTGCAAGAGGTTTCCAAACAAGATCAGGAAACCAAAACAGCCGACTCGAGTGAAATCGAAAAAGTCTCTGCATCAACACCTCCTGCCCGCGCAGAGCAAGCAGACCAGGAGGAAGACGAAGATGACGTGAACGCTGTCGGAAATTATCTGGTTCGCTTCCCCGAACAACCTCTGAAAATCGATGATCGCTGGTCGCAATCGTTCTCTGTCCCCGTCATGGTGGACCGCAGCTTACAGCAGTTTGTCCGACTGAATCGGGAATATCGCCTCCGTTCGGTTGAAGACGGAATCGCTCACCTGACATTCAAAACGTCGGTTCTCTCTGCCGTTCACAACCCGACGATCTCTTCGCAGTTGATTCAGAACACACCTTCCGGTTCGATCGATTTTGATCTGGAGCGGGGACTGATCCTGAAACGAACAGCCGAACTGGACAACACCGAGTTCGGTTTTTCCGGTGATAACAGCTCCATGCGGGCGGTCAGCAAAACCACCGAGACTTTCGTCGAGGCAAAGATCATCCCCACGGCCGAATCTGCCGAACAATAG
- a CDS encoding putative quinol monooxygenase produces MIHVIATIEVREGQREAFLEQFRQIIEPVRAEEGCLEYGPAIDAETDIPVQTKKGENIVTVVEKWESPEALKAHFQAPHMLEYKVKVADIVTGTRIEILSSAE; encoded by the coding sequence ATGATTCACGTCATTGCCACAATCGAAGTTCGGGAAGGTCAACGAGAAGCATTTCTGGAGCAATTCCGACAGATAATTGAGCCTGTTCGTGCTGAAGAGGGGTGCCTCGAGTATGGTCCCGCGATTGATGCCGAAACCGATATCCCTGTGCAGACAAAGAAAGGGGAGAATATCGTTACTGTTGTTGAAAAATGGGAGTCACCCGAGGCGTTGAAGGCCCATTTCCAAGCCCCTCATATGCTTGAATACAAAGTCAAAGTGGCCGATATCGTCACGGGGACACGCATCGAGATTCTCTCGTCCGCAGAATAG
- a CDS encoding Minf_1886 family protein: MSTTSQRNRKKLSYHPQAYHFVFQSLRYMQDKLDKLALDANEEGMHISGPELLIGIKELALKQYGLLTSTVFEEWGISTTDDFGRIVFELIEHGEMRKTDRDRLEDFFGVYQFNTAFDKEYEIDVAPVFRKKIAS; the protein is encoded by the coding sequence ATGAGCACCACCAGTCAGCGAAATCGCAAAAAATTAAGCTACCATCCCCAAGCTTACCATTTTGTGTTCCAGTCGCTGAGATACATGCAGGATAAGCTCGACAAACTTGCTCTCGACGCCAACGAAGAGGGTATGCACATCTCCGGTCCGGAATTACTTATCGGAATCAAAGAACTTGCCCTGAAGCAATACGGTTTGCTGACCTCAACCGTTTTTGAAGAGTGGGGAATCAGCACCACAGACGACTTTGGCCGTATCGTGTTTGAATTAATCGAACACGGCGAGATGCGAAAAACCGATCGGGACCGGCTGGAAGACTTCTTCGGTGTCTATCAGTTCAATACCGCATTCGACAAAGAATACGAAATTGACGTCGCCCCCGTCTTTCGCAAAAAAATCGCTTCCTGA
- a CDS encoding PSP1 domain-containing protein, translated as MVNNYIVRYGNIRKLAEFTSPKEQRRSDQVIVKSDRGTEWGEVLSEATERSRLFLSQQKSADLEKVGRILRDASDDDWQKKDQHGAQEKEKFQGCEKLIQERKLQMQLVDAEYIFGGERLIFYYLAEKRVDFRELVKSLASQFKTRIEMRQIGVRDEAKLLADYGDCGKPTCCNTHLDEMPPVSMKMAKLQKATLDPNKISGRCGRLKCCLRYEYDTYVDMRRELPKLGAMVITKKGQGKVVGQEVLAQKVWVQFDDSRKNLVEMTDIVTVIKGGSKKPVSPAKEPPTSAS; from the coding sequence ATGGTTAACAACTATATCGTCCGTTACGGGAATATCCGCAAACTCGCTGAATTCACCTCACCCAAAGAACAACGTCGCAGCGATCAGGTGATCGTCAAAAGTGACCGGGGAACTGAGTGGGGCGAGGTTCTTAGCGAAGCGACCGAACGCTCTCGACTCTTCCTGAGCCAGCAAAAAAGCGCCGATCTCGAAAAAGTCGGTCGTATCCTCCGAGACGCCAGTGACGATGACTGGCAGAAAAAAGATCAACATGGTGCCCAGGAAAAGGAAAAGTTTCAGGGCTGCGAAAAGTTGATTCAAGAACGTAAGTTGCAAATGCAACTCGTGGACGCCGAGTATATTTTCGGCGGCGAGCGGCTCATCTTCTATTATCTCGCCGAGAAACGAGTCGACTTCCGCGAGCTAGTCAAATCCCTTGCCTCCCAATTCAAAACGCGAATCGAAATGCGTCAGATTGGAGTTCGGGACGAAGCCAAACTGCTGGCCGATTATGGTGACTGCGGAAAACCAACCTGCTGCAATACCCACCTCGATGAAATGCCTCCTGTCTCCATGAAGATGGCCAAGCTGCAAAAAGCGACCTTGGACCCGAACAAAATCTCCGGTCGTTGTGGCCGTCTGAAGTGCTGTCTTCGGTACGAATACGACACGTACGTCGATATGCGACGCGAACTTCCCAAGCTGGGCGCCATGGTGATCACGAAAAAAGGGCAGGGGAAAGTCGTGGGCCAAGAGGTTCTTGCCCAGAAAGTCTGGGTGCAATTCGACGATTCTCGTAAAAATCTCGTCGAGATGACCGACATCGTGACCGTAATTAAAGGGGGAAGCAAAAAGCCTGTTTCTCCAGCAAAGGAGCCTCCCACTTCAGCAAGTTAA
- a CDS encoding DNA polymerase III subunit, with amino-acid sequence MHWNDLAGHEQQHESFQRAAARDRLSHSYLFVGPAGIGKRTFAHLLTQSLFCDRHPDSDLDFCRECSNCHQFEGGAHPDFFAIGVPEGKSEIPIESFIGPRENRGQSGLCHDISLKPMSARRKIAIINDAHLLNESSGNALLKTLEEPPERSILILVAEKEQRILQTIRSRCQMVRFDALSTDQVAGLLVKTGLVDTAERASEIAPHSEGSLETAREFLQHDWLTLRQQIFKILSQQDFNWVQISSQMLEMVESIGSDNPTQRHATGWALRFVQEYCQDEMNRIVQTIPSGRGTRTEEQQFNQLQKMYDRSLVAQQHLEQFLPVGSLIEGLFDELSRIKRQTAGT; translated from the coding sequence ATGCACTGGAACGATCTGGCTGGACACGAACAGCAACATGAGTCATTCCAACGGGCGGCTGCGCGGGACCGACTTTCTCATTCCTATCTTTTCGTCGGACCTGCGGGCATTGGCAAACGAACATTCGCCCACCTGTTGACGCAAAGCCTGTTCTGTGATCGGCATCCTGATTCCGATCTCGATTTCTGCCGAGAATGCTCCAACTGCCACCAGTTCGAGGGAGGAGCGCATCCCGATTTCTTTGCGATTGGCGTTCCTGAAGGCAAGTCGGAAATCCCGATTGAATCGTTCATAGGTCCCCGTGAAAACAGAGGTCAATCTGGACTCTGTCATGATATTTCCCTGAAGCCAATGTCGGCCCGGAGAAAAATCGCAATCATCAACGATGCGCATCTCCTCAACGAATCCAGCGGCAATGCACTCCTGAAGACGCTGGAGGAACCGCCCGAAAGATCGATTCTTATTCTCGTCGCCGAGAAAGAACAACGCATCCTGCAGACAATTCGATCGCGCTGCCAGATGGTCCGGTTTGACGCACTCTCGACTGACCAGGTTGCTGGCTTACTAGTGAAGACAGGACTGGTCGATACAGCAGAGCGCGCCAGTGAAATCGCCCCTCATAGCGAAGGAAGTCTGGAAACGGCCCGGGAGTTTCTGCAACACGATTGGTTGACACTGCGACAACAGATCTTCAAGATTCTGAGCCAGCAGGATTTCAACTGGGTTCAGATATCCAGTCAGATGCTCGAGATGGTGGAATCGATCGGCTCCGATAATCCGACCCAGCGGCACGCCACCGGCTGGGCATTGCGATTTGTTCAGGAATACTGCCAGGACGAAATGAATCGTATCGTCCAGACAATTCCTTCAGGTAGGGGGACTCGGACTGAAGAACAGCAGTTCAATCAGTTACAGAAAATGTACGACCGCTCGCTCGTGGCGCAACAGCATCTGGAGCAATTCCTTCCAGTGGGCTCGCTCATTGAAGGGCTGTTCGATGAACTAAGCCGAATTAAACGCCAAACGGCTGGAACATAA
- a CDS encoding biotin/lipoyl-containing protein, with product MSPSAAKPPLIPITLPQPDRFTGQMKVTNWLIDIGDEVIAGDRLLEVLSPGILFIVDAPVDGRLKEIVVPVDGSLTATTTLGWIEPAVDS from the coding sequence GTGAGCCCGTCTGCTGCAAAACCCCCGTTGATCCCGATCACCTTGCCGCAACCGGACCGGTTTACCGGCCAAATGAAGGTGACCAACTGGCTGATTGATATCGGCGATGAAGTCATTGCCGGTGATCGGTTGCTAGAAGTTTTGAGCCCTGGAATCCTGTTCATCGTCGATGCCCCAGTTGACGGTCGATTAAAGGAGATCGTCGTTCCCGTCGATGGTTCCCTGACGGCCACGACCACGTTAGGATGGATCGAACCCGCAGTCGATTCTTAA
- the lipA gene encoding lipoyl synthase, which produces MSTLNILPNGPEQAPRARLPKWLKRPLPTPGMAYTDEVISDLKLETVCESAKCPNRTECWSHKTATLMILGDVCTRPCGFCSIKKGKTEALQLDEPERVAEAALRLGLKYVVITSVTRDDLDDGGAEHWAKCVEAVRDKTGAAVEVLTPDFRGNRDAIATVVNSRPDVYNHNTETVPRLYHRVRRNSDYQRTLDLLTQVKEMDPNMPTKSGLMMGLGETWEEVLEVCADLRSVGCDILTLGQYLQPTLDHLPVERFLPPEEFDEIGDEIRKLGFKLVASGPFVRSSYHAGEMAEVLGRDDLK; this is translated from the coding sequence ATGTCGACGCTTAACATCCTCCCCAATGGTCCTGAACAAGCCCCTCGAGCCCGACTTCCTAAATGGTTAAAACGACCGCTGCCCACACCCGGCATGGCGTATACCGACGAAGTCATCTCGGACCTCAAGCTGGAAACGGTCTGCGAAAGCGCGAAATGTCCTAACCGGACAGAATGCTGGTCACACAAAACAGCGACCCTGATGATTCTAGGCGACGTCTGCACCCGACCTTGCGGATTCTGCTCGATCAAAAAAGGGAAAACCGAAGCGCTTCAACTGGATGAACCCGAACGAGTCGCTGAAGCCGCTCTCCGGCTTGGTTTGAAATATGTCGTCATCACCTCTGTGACCCGTGACGATCTTGATGATGGGGGAGCAGAGCACTGGGCCAAATGCGTAGAAGCCGTTCGCGATAAAACGGGTGCTGCCGTCGAAGTCCTCACCCCTGACTTCCGAGGTAACCGCGACGCCATCGCCACCGTCGTCAATTCCCGACCGGACGTTTATAACCACAACACGGAAACAGTTCCTCGGTTGTATCATCGTGTCCGACGGAATTCTGATTATCAACGAACGCTTGACCTGTTGACTCAGGTGAAGGAAATGGATCCCAACATGCCCACCAAAAGTGGTCTGATGATGGGGCTGGGAGAGACCTGGGAGGAAGTACTGGAAGTCTGCGCCGACCTGCGAAGCGTTGGTTGCGACATTCTTACGCTAGGCCAATACCTGCAACCAACGCTCGATCATCTCCCGGTAGAACGCTTTCTGCCACCGGAAGAGTTCGACGAAATCGGCGATGAAATTCGCAAGTTGGGCTTTAAGCTGGTCGCCAGTGGCCCCTTTGTCCGTTCGAGCTATCACGCTGGTGAAATGGCCGAAGTACTTGGTCGAGACGATCTCAAGTGA
- the lipB gene encoding lipoyl(octanoyl) transferase LipB: MSHSPTQSVTTLTRSDALEVHLLGLVEYEAAQFLQERLIYEISGRSDKMGGLLLCEHPPMITMGREASRSQILVDEQDLRARQIELKWVNRGGGTIMHAPGQLAVYPILPLNRLEIGLEEYRHQLQEATIAMCREMKIKANRADNLSEGANDPGIFCHSGQLGTIGAAVKSWTSFHGLFLNVCPDMELVRWAQMNTMGVRLTSMAAQQVRPVSMHKVRESMIRHVAETFDYSRYHVYTGHPLLVRKKKQIYVDA; this comes from the coding sequence ATGTCGCATTCACCTACACAATCAGTAACCACCCTGACCCGGTCAGATGCACTGGAAGTTCATCTGCTCGGTTTGGTGGAATACGAAGCTGCCCAGTTTCTGCAGGAAAGGCTGATCTACGAGATCAGCGGACGTTCCGACAAGATGGGGGGGCTGCTTTTGTGCGAACATCCTCCGATGATCACCATGGGACGCGAAGCATCCCGCTCGCAAATCCTGGTCGATGAGCAGGACCTCCGTGCCCGACAGATTGAACTAAAATGGGTCAATCGAGGCGGTGGCACTATTATGCATGCTCCCGGTCAGCTGGCCGTTTACCCCATTCTTCCCCTGAATCGGCTCGAAATAGGCCTGGAGGAATATCGACACCAACTGCAGGAAGCCACGATCGCAATGTGCCGAGAGATGAAGATTAAGGCCAATCGAGCCGATAATCTTTCTGAAGGGGCAAATGATCCAGGCATTTTCTGCCATTCCGGTCAACTTGGGACTATCGGCGCCGCGGTTAAGTCGTGGACCTCGTTTCATGGGCTCTTTCTCAATGTTTGCCCGGACATGGAACTGGTACGCTGGGCTCAAATGAATACAATGGGAGTGCGTTTGACGTCGATGGCGGCTCAGCAGGTTCGACCTGTCTCCATGCACAAAGTGCGTGAAAGCATGATCCGCCATGTGGCTGAGACGTTTGACTACTCCCGCTACCATGTGTATACCGGCCATCCCTTGCTGGTCCGCAAAAAGAAACAAATTTATGTCGACGCTTAA
- the smpB gene encoding SsrA-binding protein SmpB, protein MAKSKTKKKQKKGEDPNSRVVCRNRRARHDYDIIDTLECGVELRGSEVKSIRNSKISIEESFARVENNEVWLLNADIAEYPQATVMNHMPRRPRKLLLKKREIDKFAETAQHDGLTLVPLQVHFTRGLVKVLLAIGKGRKEHDKRDKLKTLADKREIRNAMRH, encoded by the coding sequence ATGGCGAAAAGTAAGACGAAGAAAAAGCAGAAAAAAGGAGAGGATCCCAATTCACGGGTCGTCTGTCGCAATCGTCGTGCGCGCCATGATTATGACATCATCGACACACTGGAGTGCGGTGTCGAACTGCGTGGCAGCGAAGTGAAAAGCATTCGAAACAGTAAAATTTCAATTGAAGAATCTTTCGCCCGGGTCGAAAACAATGAGGTCTGGCTCTTAAACGCCGACATCGCCGAGTACCCCCAAGCAACCGTGATGAATCACATGCCCCGACGGCCGCGTAAGTTGTTGCTGAAAAAACGGGAAATCGATAAGTTCGCAGAAACTGCCCAGCACGACGGACTGACGTTAGTCCCCCTGCAGGTTCACTTTACCCGTGGTCTGGTCAAAGTCCTGCTGGCGATCGGAAAAGGTCGCAAAGAGCACGATAAACGAGACAAACTGAAAACACTTGCCGACAAACGTGAAATACGAAACGCGATGCGGCATTAA
- a CDS encoding HDOD domain-containing protein: protein MSDSSTVNWAAILERELGNSTMESLPPTISLPALPHAVTEYIEESKDPNVSPKKLGQIIETDTGLATEMLRYVNSSALGLRHKARNVQQAISLLGQRQCMTFVITTGMQAAVKAKKSKLLNQVEFWNACLQKAVFAREVAKLLNTDIDLAFAGGMISDYLLPVLTNDLYDDYVNYLDCRDDMPASICEFEQEKFGWTHSYAGANLAHRWNLPEDLVCCILLHHRGLRMMADPELNRTAATAVAISALLPCQLRQNMRGLEMLYMLDQKWPAFNLPHLVEEVDRHIAEMNLTVKNAFPLSRRCKPILDKYAAPAQ, encoded by the coding sequence ATGTCTGACAGCAGTACCGTAAACTGGGCCGCGATTCTGGAACGCGAACTGGGCAACAGCACCATGGAGTCGTTACCTCCGACCATCAGTCTTCCTGCGTTGCCCCATGCTGTCACTGAATATATCGAAGAGAGCAAAGACCCGAACGTATCTCCCAAAAAGCTGGGCCAGATTATCGAAACAGATACCGGTCTGGCGACAGAAATGCTGCGGTACGTCAATTCGTCTGCCCTCGGGTTACGACACAAAGCCCGCAACGTCCAGCAAGCGATTTCCCTACTGGGGCAACGTCAATGTATGACTTTCGTTATTACGACCGGAATGCAGGCGGCAGTGAAGGCGAAAAAATCCAAACTGCTGAATCAGGTCGAATTCTGGAATGCCTGTCTACAAAAGGCGGTCTTTGCGCGTGAAGTAGCCAAGTTATTGAACACGGACATCGACCTCGCCTTCGCCGGCGGGATGATTTCTGATTACCTGCTCCCCGTACTAACCAACGATTTGTACGACGATTATGTAAACTACCTCGACTGCCGCGATGATATGCCGGCGTCGATCTGCGAATTCGAACAAGAGAAGTTCGGATGGACTCATAGTTATGCCGGTGCAAACTTGGCACATCGCTGGAATTTGCCGGAAGATCTCGTCTGCTGCATTCTCCTGCATCATCGCGGACTAAGAATGATGGCTGATCCGGAACTGAATCGAACTGCCGCCACTGCCGTTGCTATTTCCGCATTGCTTCCCTGTCAGCTTCGACAAAACATGCGGGGACTCGAAATGCTGTACATGCTCGACCAGAAATGGCCTGCGTTCAATCTTCCCCACTTGGTGGAAGAAGTCGACCGACATATCGCTGAAATGAACCTGACCGTAAAAAACGCCTTTCCGCTTTCCCGTCGCTGCAAACCGATTCTCGATAAGTACGCGGCACCGGCACAATAA
- the gcvH gene encoding glycine cleavage system protein GcvH has product MDPAQLKYSASHEWVAVEGETATLGISAFAVKQLTDLVYIELPAVGTQIKTGEPFGEVESVKAVSDLYAPVDGEVLEVNESLQDNLGVLSDDSFGEGWMLKIKLQDPSQVDSLMGQEAYKQHCATG; this is encoded by the coding sequence ATGGATCCCGCACAATTGAAATACTCAGCCAGCCATGAATGGGTGGCGGTGGAAGGAGAGACGGCCACACTCGGTATCTCCGCTTTCGCTGTAAAACAGTTGACGGACCTCGTCTATATTGAGCTGCCTGCGGTGGGCACTCAGATTAAAACGGGTGAACCTTTCGGTGAAGTCGAAAGTGTGAAGGCCGTTAGCGACTTGTATGCTCCCGTGGATGGTGAAGTCCTCGAAGTGAACGAATCGCTGCAAGATAATCTCGGCGTACTTTCTGACGATTCCTTCGGTGAAGGTTGGATGCTCAAAATTAAACTGCAGGATCCTTCCCAAGTCGATTCTCTGATGGGGCAAGAAGCCTACAAGCAGCATTGTGCTACTGGCTAA